Proteins from a genomic interval of Polaribacter sp. Q13:
- a CDS encoding ABC transporter ATP-binding protein, translating to MIIGKNIHKYYGDVEVLKGVDLHIKKGEIVAIVGPSGAGKTTLLQILGTLDKPQKEKNYELKLNSVSLKNLADKELSAFRNKHIGFIFQFHQLLPEFTALENVCIPAFIAKKTKQETETRAKEILEFLGLSHRISHKPNELSGGEQQRVAVARALINNPSVILADEPSGNLDSESAKNLHELFFKLRDEFGQTFVIITHNEELANMADRKLTMIDGKIIE from the coding sequence ATGATAATTGGTAAAAACATTCACAAATATTATGGGGATGTAGAAGTTTTAAAAGGAGTAGATTTGCACATAAAAAAAGGAGAAATCGTTGCCATTGTTGGTCCTTCGGGTGCAGGAAAAACAACTTTGCTTCAAATTTTAGGCACTTTAGACAAACCTCAAAAAGAAAAAAACTACGAATTAAAACTAAACAGTGTTTCACTTAAAAACTTGGCAGATAAAGAACTCTCTGCTTTTAGAAACAAACACATTGGCTTTATTTTTCAATTTCATCAATTGTTACCAGAATTTACGGCTTTAGAAAATGTTTGTATTCCTGCGTTTATCGCTAAGAAAACAAAACAAGAAACAGAGACAAGAGCGAAGGAAATACTTGAATTTTTAGGTTTATCACACAGAATAAGCCACAAACCGAATGAACTTTCTGGAGGAGAACAACAAAGAGTTGCTGTTGCAAGAGCATTAATTAACAACCCTTCCGTTATTTTAGCTGATGAACCTAGTGGAAATTTAGATAGCGAATCTGCTAAAAACTTACACGAACTTTTTTTTAAATTACGTGATGAATTTGGACAAACCTTTGTAATTATTACTCATAATGAAGAGTTGGCAAATATGGCAGATAGAAAACTAACAATGATTGATGGTAAAATTATAGAATAA
- a CDS encoding CPBP family intramembrane glutamic endopeptidase has protein sequence MKETFNNVITYIKNPVPGADTNKDYGYRIKIFFHLFIISIATSIIITPLFSLIQELQLVDFETHKIEEMFKDMSFIQVLLLSSVVAPIIEETLFRAPITIFIKPNSFKYAFYIFTLIFGFIHISNFKITTNVLLLSPLLILPQLLVGGYFGYIRVKFGLLWSILLHGSYNGFLFLMSFLFE, from the coding sequence ATGAAAGAAACATTTAATAATGTAATTACCTATATAAAAAATCCGGTTCCAGGAGCAGATACGAATAAGGATTATGGGTATCGTATTAAAATTTTCTTTCACCTATTTATCATTAGTATCGCAACCAGCATTATAATAACTCCTTTATTCAGTTTAATTCAAGAGCTACAACTTGTAGATTTTGAAACTCATAAAATAGAAGAAATGTTTAAAGACATGTCTTTTATTCAAGTTTTATTATTGAGTTCTGTAGTTGCTCCTATTATAGAAGAAACACTATTTAGAGCTCCAATTACTATTTTTATAAAACCAAATTCATTTAAATATGCCTTCTATATTTTTACACTAATTTTTGGTTTTATACATATTAGCAATTTTAAAATCACCACAAACGTACTATTACTCTCCCCTCTTTTAATCCTACCTCAATTACTCGTTGGTGGTTATTTTGGCTATATTCGAGTTAAATTTGGGCTATTATGGTCTATTTTATTACATGGAAGCTATAATGGTTTTTTATTTTTAATGAGTTTTTTATTTGAATAA
- a CDS encoding TIGR02757 family protein: MKKSELKEFLDEKVVLYNNPNFIESDPIQIPHLFTKKEDIEIAGFLTATISWGNRTMIIRNAIKMMDLFDNAPFDFVMNHQETDLKSLEGFVHRTFNAIDLQQFITSLRHIYTHHQGLEHVLLVAKKQTDYKNAIHHLKQVFFEVPHQLRTHKHISDPLKNSAAKRINMFLRWMVRNDNSGVDFGIWHTHKPANLSCPLDVHSGNVARKLKLLLRKQNDWKALSELDTNLRKLDPNDPVKYDFALFGLGVFEKF; the protein is encoded by the coding sequence ATGAAAAAATCTGAATTAAAAGAATTTTTAGACGAGAAGGTAGTTCTATATAACAACCCCAATTTTATTGAATCTGACCCAATTCAGATACCTCATTTATTCACAAAAAAAGAAGATATTGAAATTGCAGGTTTTTTAACGGCAACTATTTCTTGGGGAAATAGAACGATGATTATCCGAAATGCAATTAAAATGATGGATCTTTTTGATAACGCTCCTTTTGATTTTGTGATGAATCATCAAGAAACTGATCTAAAATCTCTTGAAGGATTTGTACACAGAACTTTTAATGCAATCGATTTACAACAATTTATAACGTCTTTAAGACACATTTACACACATCACCAAGGACTAGAACATGTGTTATTGGTAGCTAAAAAACAGACCGATTACAAGAATGCAATTCACCATCTAAAACAAGTGTTTTTTGAAGTTCCACATCAACTAAGAACGCATAAACACATCTCTGATCCATTAAAAAATTCGGCGGCAAAAAGAATAAATATGTTCTTAAGATGGATGGTTAGAAACGATAATTCTGGTGTAGATTTTGGAATTTGGCACACACACAAACCAGCAAATTTATCGTGTCCGTTAGATGTCCATTCCGGAAATGTTGCACGTAAATTAAAACTACTTTTAAGAAAACAAAACGATTGGAAAGCACTTTCTGAATTAGATACAAACTTGCGAAAACTAGATCCAAATGATCCGGTAAAATATGATTTTGCATTGTTCGGTTTAGGTGTTTTTGAAAAATTCTAG